The Eublepharis macularius isolate TG4126 chromosome 11, MPM_Emac_v1.0, whole genome shotgun sequence genome includes a region encoding these proteins:
- the TMPPE gene encoding transmembrane protein with metallophosphoesterase domain gives MIFRQWPLEAKIAALAGTVFFSMKASHTCLAERIEMKRLRWLLKLQMVLFVNALMLIGSFHIWRSTVTMFYRLPAVNSCCFTFWKVAVLMFLILAHSSSFTLLFLVAEEPYFFSLAAYTCLGGYIILIFFLFTLGSLEQGYKLLIHRNTKMDNTNGKLAMKKPLLAVVVTVALTVLGLLNASQPPAVKSVEITVHKLPLSMDKLKVVLLSDIHLGPTVGKTKLEMIVKMVKALKPDLTVIVGDLTDSDVKDLGPAVEPLGELDSPLGTYFVTGNHEYYTSDVSNWFELLKSLNVHPLHNENIKIMSPRGQESDWFCLAGVDDIEANVLHYSGHGMDLEKALGGCGVDHAIVLLAHQPLAAKWAVQARPDINLVLSGHTHGGQIFPLNIVTYFMNPFFVGLYRVGQSTSVYVSSGTMYYGIPMRLGSRAEITEVVLRCP, from the coding sequence ATGATCTTCAGGCAGTGGCCCCTTGAAGCAAAGATTGCAGCTCTTGCTGGGACTGTCTTCTTCTCCATGAAAGCATCACACACTTGTTTGGCTGAAAGGATTGAGATGAAGAGGTTGAGATGGCTGCTCAAGTTGCAGATGGTACTCTTTGTTAATGCCTTGATGCTCATAGGATCTTTTCATATCTGGAGAAGCACAGTGACCATGTTCTACAGATTACCAGCTGTTAACTCTTGCTGTTTCACTTTCTGGAAAGTAGCTGTGTTAATGTTCCTGATATTGGCACACTCAAGCTCTTTCACACTGCTTTTTCTTGTGGCAGAAGAACCTTATTTCTTTTCTCTAGCAGCTTACACCTGTCTTGGAGGTTATATCATccttattttcttcctcttcaccCTGGGTTCCTTGGAGCAAGGTTATAAGCTTTTGATCCACCGAAATACAAAAATGGACAATACAAATGGCAAACTGGCAATGAAGAAACCTCTTCTAGCAGTTGTGGTGACAGTGGCATTGACTGTTCTTGGTCTCCTGAATGCTTCCCAGCCTCCTGCAGTGAAATCAGTGGAAATTACAGTTCACAAGCTGCCTTTGTCTATGGACAAACTGAAAGTGGTGTTGCTGTCAGATATTCATCTAGGGCCGACTGTTGGAAAAACCAAACTTGAAATGATTGTAAAGATGGTTAAGGCTTTAAAACCTGATCTCACTGTGATTGTGGGTGACCTCACTGATTCCGATGTGAAGGACCTTGGGCCAGCAGTGGAACCTCTTGGTGAGCTGGACTCCCCTTTAGGAACATACTTTGTGACAGGGAATCATGAGTACTACACCTCTGATGTCAGCAATTGGTTTGAGTTGCTGAAATCACTCAATGTTCACCCCCTCCACAATGAGAACATAAAGATTATGTCCCCCAGGGGCCAGGAAAGTGACTGGTTTTGTTTGGCAGGAGTTGATGATATCGAGGCTAATGTGTTGCATTATTCTGGGCATGGGATGGATTTAGAAAAGGCTTTAGGGGGCTGTGGTGTCGATCATGCAATTGTTCTTCTTGCTCATCAGCCGCTTGCTGCAAAATGGGCTGTCCAAGCTCGGCCAGATATAAATTTGGTCTTGTCTGGCCACACTCATGGAGGTCAGATATTTCCTCTGAATATTGTTACCTATTTCATGAATCCATTCTTTGTGGGCTTgtatagagttggacagagcaCTTCAGTGTATGTTAGCTCAGGGACAATGTACTATGGAATACCGATGAGACTAGGAAGTCGAGCAGAAATAACTGAAGTTGTTCTGCGGTGTCCCTAA